In Panthera uncia isolate 11264 chromosome B4, Puncia_PCG_1.0, whole genome shotgun sequence, one genomic interval encodes:
- the KCNA1 gene encoding potassium voltage-gated channel subfamily A member 1 — protein sequence MTVMSGENVDEASAAPGHPQEGSYPRPAEHEDHECCERVVINISGLRFETQLKTLAQFPNTLLGNPKKRMRYFDPLRNEYFFDRNRPSFDAILYYYQSGGRLRRPVNVPLDMFSEEIKFYELGEEAMEKFREDEGFIKEEERPLPEKEYQRQVWLLFEYPESSGPARVIAIVSVMVILISIVIFCLETLPELKDDKDFTGTVHRIDNTTVIYNSNIFTDPFFIVETLCIIWFSFELVVRFFACPSKTDFFKNIMNFIDIVAIIPYFITLGTEIAEQEGNQKGEQATSLAILRVIRLVRVFRIFKLSRHSKGLQILGQTLKASMRELGLLIFFLFIGVILFSSAVYFAEAEEAESHFSSIPDAFWWAVVSMTTVGYGDMYPVTIGGKIVGSLCAIAGVLTIALPVPVIVSNFNYFYHRETEGEEQAQLLHVSSPNLASDSDLSRRSSSTISKSEYMEIEEDMNNSIAHYRQANIRTGNCTTANQNCVNKSKLLTDV from the coding sequence ATGACGGTGATGTCCGGAGAGAACGTGGACGAGGCTTCGGCCGCCCCGGGCCACCCCCAGGAAGGCAGCTACCCCCGGCCGGCGGAGCACGAGGACCACGAGTGCTGCGAGCGCGTGGTGATCAACATCTCCGGGCTGCGCTTCGAAACGCAGCTTAAGACCCTGGCGCAGTTCCCCAACACACTGCTGGGCAATCCTAAGAAACGCATGCGCTACTTCGACCCCCTGAGGAACGAGTACTTCTTCGACCGCAACCGGCCGAGCTTCGACGCCATCCTCTACTACTACCAGTCGGGAGGCCGCCTGCGGAGGCCGGTCAACGTGCCCCTGGACATGTTCTCCGAGGAGATCAAATTTTACGAGCTGGGCGAGGAGGCCATGGAGAAGTTCCGGGAGGACGAGGGCTTCATCAAGGAGGAGGAGCGCCCCCTGCCCGAGAAGGAATACCAGCGCCAGGTGTGGCTGCTCTTCGAGTACCCTGAGAGCTCGGGGCCCGCCCGGGTCATCGCCATCGTCTCCGTCATGGTCATTCTCATCTCCATCGTCATCTTTTGCCTGGAGACTCTACCTGAGCTGAAGGATGACAAGGACTTCACAGGCACCGTGCACCGCATCGACAACACTACGGTGATCTACAATTCCAACATCTTCACGGACCCCTTCTTCATCGTGGAAACCCTATGCATCATCTGGTTCTCCTTTGAGCTGGTGGTGCGCTTCTTCGCCTGCCCCAGCAAGACAGACTTCTTCAAAAACATCATGAACTTCATCGACATTGTGGCCATCATCCCTTATTTCATCACCCTAGGCACCGAGATAGCTGAGCAGGAGGGAAACCAGAAGGGCGAGCAGGCCACTTCACTGGCCATCCTCAGGGTCATCCGGTTGGTAAGGGTTTTTAGAATCTTCAAACTCTCCCGGCACTCTAAGGGCCTCCAGATTCTGGGCCAGACCCTCAAAGCTAGTATGAGAGAGCTAGGGCTGCTcatctttttcctcttcattggGGTCATACTGTTTTCTAGTGCAGTGTATTTTGCCGAGGCGGAAGAAGCTGAGTCGCACTTCTCCAGTATCCCCGATGCTTTCTGGTGGGCGGTGGTGTCCATGACCACTGTAGGATACGGTGACATGTACCCTGTGACAATTGGAGGCAAGATCGTGGGCTCCTTGTGTGCCATCGCTGGTGTGCTGACAATTGCCCTGCCCGTACCTGTCATTGTGTCCAATTTCAACTATTTCTACCACCGAGAAACTGAGGGGGAAGAGCAGGCTCAGTTGCTCCACGTTAGCTCCCCTAATTTAGCCTCTGACAGTGACCTCAGTCGGCGCAGTTCCTCTACTATCAGCAAATCTGAGTACATGGAGATCGAAGAGGATATGAATAATAGCATAGCCCATTATAGACAGGCCAATATCAGAACTGGCAATTGCACCACAGCTAACCAAAACTGCGTTAATAAGAGCAAGCTACTCACCGATGTTTAA